The sequence TCCTTGGCGCGTCTCCGCGCCTGCTAGACGGGCAACGTCGCCCGTTACTTCCTCAGTCCTACCCCTCGAATTTCCTTCGTATCACACTCATACGTCACAGGGGGCGTATCCGCCCGCGTCTCGTGGACACAGAGAAGGGACATCATTTTGCCATCAGCGGCCTGATACCGGATTTCCACCAGCTTCGGCCATATCGGAGCGTGGAAGCAGCCGGAGAGCGAGAGTGCAATCGCAAGCACCACCCAAGGTTTCATGCCATCGCCCTCCGTACCCACCCGGCGAGGAATCGTGGTTTCTGAAGCGAGCGGTAGTAGTTCACCGCTCCGCATTTCAGCAGCAGCAGGAGCACGTCAGGGTGCCGGTAGGCGTTGGCTTGCTGAACGGTGTACGGCCCTAAGACTCCATCGACCTCGATGTCAAGCCCAACATCTCTCACCGATATTTGTAGGAGTCGATGCGCCATATGAGAACCCATGTTCACGGCAAAGCTGAACAGGTGTTCCCCGATGGCGTCCGGCAACCGCTCATACCCGTACCTCTCCCACCAGTCCCGCCGGTAAATCTCGATGGCCTGTTCCCGGGTCAGTGTCTTAATGTCCAGATCGGGATAGGTCCGCTTCGAGATGCCAAAGTTGGTCTCGCCGCCAGGATCAGCGGGATCATTGACATAGCCGCCCTCATGGGCTAGGACGCGATCAATGGCGGTCTCGAATGACATCAGAAAAACCTCCTCGACTGCGGCACCGACGACG is a genomic window of Dehalococcoidia bacterium containing:
- a CDS encoding glycosyl hydrolase 108 family protein encodes the protein MSFETAIDRVLAHEGGYVNDPADPGGETNFGISKRTYPDLDIKTLTREQAIEIYRRDWWERYGYERLPDAIGEHLFSFAVNMGSHMAHRLLQISVRDVGLDIEVDGVLGPYTVQQANAYRHPDVLLLLLKCGAVNYYRSLQKPRFLAGWVRRAMA